One genomic segment of Desulforamulus reducens MI-1 includes these proteins:
- the hemW gene encoding radical SAM family heme chaperone HemW — protein MSIGVYIHVPFCVRKCLYCDFTSYPVNREQVSLYLRGLEKEIAYYSESLLLKEKTINTIFVGGGTPTSLMSGQLASILERLDRSFYIANDAEITTEANPGTVNFSYLKDLRAAGFNRLSLGVQSTHQELLNEIGRIHNFEQAKAAVWQARQASFHNINLDLIFGLPKQTVKQWQQSLTEIINLEPQHISCYGLQLEEGTPLTCSIEQGKLEPCQEEDELEMYQLAIRILGSMGYEHYEISNFARPGYQCRHNLLYWHNGEYLGLGPAAHSHLNQVRWGNVGNIEQYASLLKRGDIPREEKTILSVREQMEETVFLGLRMLKGLKLENFRMRFGLPITKVFKKEISRMEQLGLVKLEDGYLKLTEKGLPLANQVFAEFV, from the coding sequence ATGTCAATAGGTGTGTACATCCATGTACCCTTTTGTGTTCGCAAATGTCTATACTGTGATTTTACTTCCTATCCAGTCAACCGGGAACAGGTATCTCTGTATCTCCGGGGACTGGAGAAGGAAATTGCTTATTACAGTGAATCCCTTTTGTTAAAGGAAAAAACAATTAATACAATTTTTGTGGGCGGCGGTACGCCCACTTCTCTTATGTCCGGGCAACTGGCCAGCATTTTGGAACGGCTGGACCGTTCCTTTTATATTGCCAATGATGCAGAAATTACCACCGAGGCTAACCCAGGAACTGTGAATTTTTCTTACCTTAAGGACCTCAGGGCAGCCGGTTTTAACCGGCTGAGTCTGGGGGTACAGTCCACCCACCAAGAACTTCTAAATGAAATTGGTCGCATCCATAATTTTGAACAAGCCAAGGCAGCTGTTTGGCAGGCCCGGCAAGCAAGCTTCCACAATATCAATTTGGACCTTATTTTTGGTTTACCCAAACAAACAGTTAAACAATGGCAGCAGTCTTTAACTGAAATCATAAACCTAGAGCCGCAACATATTTCTTGCTATGGGCTGCAGTTGGAAGAAGGAACCCCCTTAACCTGTTCCATAGAACAGGGCAAGTTGGAGCCTTGCCAAGAAGAGGACGAACTGGAAATGTATCAGCTGGCAATACGTATACTGGGATCAATGGGTTATGAGCACTATGAAATCTCAAATTTTGCCCGCCCAGGTTATCAATGCCGGCATAATCTATTATATTGGCACAATGGGGAATACTTGGGCCTCGGCCCTGCGGCCCATTCTCATTTAAATCAGGTACGTTGGGGTAATGTGGGGAATATTGAGCAATATGCCTCTTTACTGAAAAGGGGCGATATACCTAGGGAAGAGAAAACAATACTTTCCGTCAGGGAGCAAATGGAAGAAACAGTTTTCCTGGGCTTACGAATGTTAAAAGGATTAAAGCTAGAGAACTTTCGAATGCGTTTTGGGTTACCAATTACCAAAGTTTTCAAGAAAGAAATTAGCCGGATGGAGCAACTAGGTTTAGTAAAATTAGAGGATGGTTATCTTAAATTAACAGAGAAAGGTTTACCACTGGCAAATCAAGTTTTTGCTGAGTTTGTATAA
- the hrcA gene encoding heat-inducible transcriptional repressor HrcA: MKMDERKQQILLAIIKDYINTAEPVGSRTISRKYKLGVSPATIRNEMSDLEEMGYIEQPHTSAGRIPSNLGYRYYVDCLMQREQLSEEEEVTIRRGYENKVREVGEVLNRTGRMMAQLTHYTALVQMPSFRRSAYKHVQMVLMGPSQAILIVVMDTGAVHHQMMTVPESITQQDLDQISSVLNAKLQGRTMDNIRLTLIKEIYFELSKHRSILDLALELMQDRVISVAEDKIYLEGVFNILNQPEFHNVERVKILLSLLEQEDTLKDILDFTRDRQGITIKIGNENLRQEIQDCSMVTATYQVGDKILGTIGVLGPTRMDYARVVTVIDCMSRNLSRTLDRILKGQV, encoded by the coding sequence GTGAAAATGGATGAACGTAAACAGCAGATTCTGTTGGCCATCATAAAAGACTATATTAATACAGCAGAGCCAGTAGGATCACGAACCATTTCTCGTAAATATAAATTGGGTGTTAGTCCGGCTACCATTCGTAACGAGATGTCAGATTTAGAAGAGATGGGTTATATTGAACAGCCCCATACCTCCGCCGGGCGTATACCATCTAATCTTGGCTATCGCTACTATGTGGATTGCTTGATGCAACGAGAGCAATTAAGTGAAGAAGAAGAAGTGACCATTCGGCGTGGTTATGAAAATAAGGTACGAGAAGTGGGTGAAGTCCTAAATCGCACCGGCAGAATGATGGCTCAACTTACTCATTATACAGCCCTTGTTCAGATGCCGAGCTTTCGTAGAAGTGCCTACAAGCATGTGCAAATGGTGCTTATGGGACCATCCCAGGCCATATTAATTGTGGTCATGGATACAGGTGCTGTTCATCACCAGATGATGACTGTCCCTGAAAGCATTACACAGCAGGATTTGGACCAAATCTCCAGTGTGTTGAATGCTAAGCTTCAGGGCAGGACCATGGACAACATTCGACTTACTTTGATCAAAGAAATTTATTTTGAACTTTCCAAACACCGTAGCATTCTGGATTTAGCCCTTGAATTGATGCAGGATAGGGTCATTTCGGTTGCAGAGGATAAAATTTATCTTGAAGGGGTATTTAATATCCTGAATCAACCAGAATTTCATAATGTTGAAAGAGTGAAAATACTCCTTTCCTTATTGGAACAGGAAGATACCTTAAAGGATATTCTTGATTTTACCAGGGATAGACAGGGGATTACCATCAAAATCGGCAATGAAAATTTGCGACAAGAAATTCAGGATTGCAGCATGGTAACTGCTACTTACCAGGTAGGTGATAAAATCTTAGGAACCATCGGGGTTCTGGGACCCACCCGCATGGATTATGCAAGGGTGGTAACCGTGATCGATTGTATGTCTCGCAATCTTTCTCGAACACTGGACCGAATTCTGAAGGGGCAGGTTTAG
- the lepA gene encoding translation elongation factor 4 produces MSTPQNRIRNFCIIAHIDHGKSTLADRILEETGALSQREMTEQVLDKMDLERERGITIKLQAVRLFHRAEDGQEYQLNLIDTPGHVDFTYEVSRSLAACEGALLVVDASQGIEAQTLANVYLALENDLEIIPVINKIDLPSAEPERVKQEIEDVIGLDTSEAVLASAKTGAGIKEILEQVVTKIAPPKGDSEAPLQALIFDSHYDAYRGVIAYIRVVQGTLKPGMRIRMMATKKEFEVTEVGVFTPHMTFVDELKTGEVGLVAASMKNVQDVRVGDTITAAQNPAPAPLPGYRKVTPMVFCGLYPVDTVDYEDLRDALDKLKLNDASLIYEPETSDALGFGFRCGFLGLLHMEIIQERLEREYGLSLITTAPSVVYRVTTTKGEVMEIDNPANLPQVNKIEIIEEPFVKATVMVPKDFVGTVMDLCQGKRGIFSNMEYLGINRVMLTYEIPLSEIIYDFFDQLKSRTKGYASLDYEMIGYRQSELVKMDIMLNGEVLDALSCIVHSERAYTRGRALVEKLRSLIPRQMFEIPVQAAIGNKIIARETVKAMRKDVLAKCYGGDISRKRKLLEKQKEGKRRMKQVGNVEIPQEAFMAVLSIEE; encoded by the coding sequence ATGTCAACCCCCCAAAATCGTATTAGAAATTTTTGTATTATAGCACATATTGACCACGGTAAGTCAACCCTAGCCGATAGAATACTGGAGGAAACCGGTGCCCTTTCCCAAAGGGAAATGACTGAGCAGGTACTAGATAAGATGGATCTGGAGCGAGAACGAGGTATTACCATTAAGCTGCAGGCTGTTCGTTTGTTCCACAGGGCCGAAGACGGCCAGGAGTACCAGCTTAATTTAATTGATACCCCCGGTCACGTTGACTTTACCTATGAAGTGTCACGTAGTTTGGCCGCCTGTGAGGGTGCTCTGTTGGTGGTGGATGCTTCCCAGGGAATTGAAGCCCAGACCTTGGCCAATGTTTATTTAGCACTGGAAAATGACTTGGAAATTATCCCGGTAATTAATAAAATTGACCTACCCAGTGCGGAACCAGAGCGGGTCAAACAGGAGATAGAGGACGTAATCGGTTTGGATACTTCCGAGGCAGTGCTGGCCTCTGCGAAAACTGGTGCTGGGATCAAAGAAATTCTGGAGCAGGTGGTTACCAAGATTGCCCCCCCTAAGGGTGACTCCGAAGCTCCCCTGCAGGCCCTGATCTTTGACTCCCACTATGATGCCTACCGAGGTGTGATAGCCTACATTCGTGTGGTTCAGGGAACCCTCAAACCTGGTATGCGCATACGAATGATGGCCACCAAGAAAGAGTTTGAAGTAACCGAAGTGGGGGTTTTTACCCCCCATATGACCTTTGTGGATGAATTAAAGACCGGCGAAGTTGGGTTAGTGGCTGCCAGCATGAAAAATGTACAGGATGTGCGGGTGGGTGATACCATTACCGCTGCCCAAAATCCTGCTCCGGCACCTCTGCCCGGTTACCGTAAAGTTACCCCAATGGTATTCTGCGGTCTTTATCCCGTGGATACTGTAGACTATGAAGACTTACGGGATGCCCTGGATAAACTAAAGTTAAATGATGCTTCTTTAATTTATGAACCAGAAACATCCGATGCCTTAGGTTTTGGTTTTCGCTGCGGCTTTTTAGGTCTGTTGCATATGGAAATTATTCAGGAACGTTTGGAGCGGGAATATGGCCTAAGTCTAATTACCACGGCACCCAGTGTAGTCTACCGGGTGACCACCACCAAGGGTGAAGTCATGGAAATCGACAACCCCGCCAATCTGCCTCAGGTCAATAAAATAGAAATTATCGAAGAACCCTTTGTCAAGGCCACTGTTATGGTACCTAAGGATTTTGTAGGAACCGTCATGGATCTCTGCCAGGGTAAACGGGGTATTTTTAGTAATATGGAGTACTTGGGAATTAACCGTGTTATGTTAACCTATGAAATTCCTCTGTCTGAAATAATTTATGACTTCTTCGATCAATTGAAATCCCGGACCAAGGGTTATGCTTCCCTGGACTACGAAATGATTGGCTATCGGCAATCCGAGCTGGTTAAAATGGATATTATGCTAAATGGTGAAGTTCTAGATGCCCTGTCCTGTATTGTTCATAGTGAAAGAGCTTACACGCGGGGACGGGCCCTGGTAGAAAAGCTTCGTTCGTTAATTCCCCGGCAGATGTTTGAGATTCCGGTACAGGCGGCCATTGGTAATAAAATTATTGCCAGGGAAACCGTTAAGGCCATGCGCAAGGATGTACTGGCAAAATGCTATGGCGGTGACATTAGCCGTAAGAGAAAACTGTTGGAGAAGCAAAAAGAAGGTAAAAGGCGCATGAAGCAAGTGGGTAACGTGGAGATACCCCAGGAGGCCTTCATGGCTGTTTTAAGTATTGAAGAATAA